A single region of the Garra rufa chromosome 20, GarRuf1.0, whole genome shotgun sequence genome encodes:
- the tkta gene encoding transketolase, producing the protein MEDYHKPDQQTVQALRNIANRLRINSIKATTAVGNGHPTSCCSVAEIMSVLFFHTMKYRPDDPKNPNNDRFILSKGHAAPVLYSVWMEIGFLKESELMSMCQVDSTLEGHPTPKQQFVDVATGSLGQGLGVACGMAYTAKYFDKCSYRVYCLLGDGEMSEGAVWEAMAFASYYQLDNLLAILDINRLGQSDPAPLQHHVEKYQRRCEAFGWHAIIVDGHSVEELCKAMSQARHQPTAIIAKTTKGKGIPVAEDKMGWHGKVLSKDMAESVLRDLQSRILNSNKRMYPASPIEDAPPVSVRNIRMPSAPNYKPGEKIATCKAYGMAVAKLGRYNERVVAMDVDTKNFTYSEIFKNEHPNRFIECYSAEQNMVSVATGCAARERNIVFASSLATFFTRAYDQLRMAAISDSSINLCGSHCGLSVGEDGPAHMGLEDMAIFRAIPTATIFYPSDAVSTEKAVELAANTKGVCYIRTTRPETAIIYNSNEDFHVGQAKVVCQSKEDQVTVIGAGMTLHEALAAAEQLKKERIHIRVIDPFTIKPLDAKTIIDHVRATRGRVITVEDHYYEGGLGEAVCSAIVNEQGFTYQRLAVAHVPRSGKMSDLLKIYGIDRDSIAQMVRKMLSSSANAK; encoded by the exons ATGGAGGACTACCACAAACCAGACCAGCAGACCGTGCAGGCGCTGAGGAACATTGCCAACCGCCTCCGAATCAACTCCATCaaagccaccactgcagtgggcAACGG GCATCCAACATCATGTTGCAGTGTGGCGGAGATCATGTCTGTGCTTTTCTTCCATACGATGAAGTACAGGCCAGATGACCCCAAGAATCCCAACAATGACCGCTTCATCCTGTCCAAG GGTCATGCGGCCCCTGTCCTGTACTCTGTGTGGATGGAGATCGGCTTTCTGAAGGAGTCTGAGCTCATGAGCATGTGTCAGGTCGACTCCACGCTGGAGGGACACCCCACACCT AAGCAGCAGTTTGTGGATGTGGCCACAGGCTCTTTGGGACAGGGGCTGGGCGTAGCCTGTGGAATGGCCTATACGGCTAAATACTTCGACAAATGCAG TTATCGTGTGTACTGCCTGCTGGGGGATGGAGAGATGTCTGAGGGAGCTGTGTGGGAGGCCATGGCCTTTGCTTCCTACTACCAGCTGGATAACCTGTTGGCCATACTGGACATCAACCGGCTTGGCCAGAGCGATCCAGCACCACTACAGCACCACGTGGAGAAGTACCAGAGACGCTGTGAAGCCTTTGG gTGGCATGCTATCATTGTGGATGGCCACAGTGTGGAGGAGCTGTGTAAAGCCATGAGCCAAGCACGCCACCAACCCACTGCCATCATCGCCAAAACCACCAAGGGCAAAGGCATTCCTG TGGCAGAAGATAAGATGGGATGGCATGGCAAGGTGCTGTCGAAGGACATGGCAGAGAGTGTCCTGAGAGACCTTCAGAGCCGCATTCTCAACAGTAACAAGCGCATGTACCCGGCTTCACCCATTGAAGACGCTCCACCCGTGAGTGTTCGCAATATCCGCATGCCCAGCGCTCCCAACTACAAACCTGGAGAGAAG ATTGCCACCTGCAAGGCGTACGGGATGGCCGTGGCAAAACTGGGACGTTACAACGAGCGAGTGGTGGCTATGGATGTCGACACCAAAAATTTCACCTACTCTGAAATCTTCAAAAACGAGCATCCCAACCGCTTCATTGAGTGCTACAGTGCAGAGCAGAACATG GTCAGCGTTGCCACAGGCTGTGCGGCACGTGAGCGAAACATCGTGTTCGCCAGCAGCCTGGCCACCTTCTTCACCCGCGCCTATGACCAGCTCCGCATGGCCGCCATCTCAGACAGCAGCATAAACCTCTGCGGTTCCCACTGCGGCCTGTCTGTTG gagaGGACGGACCGGCCCACATGGGGCTGGAGGACATGGCTATTTTTAGAGCCATCCCCACTGCTACCATTTTCTACCCCAGTGATGCTGTGTCTACTGAAAAGGCTGTGGAGCTTGCAGCCAACACAAAG gGGGTTTGCTACATCAGGACCACTCGTCCAGAGACTGCGATCATTTACAACAGCAATGAGGATTTTCATGTTGGTCAAGCCAAG GTGGTGTGCCAGAGTAAGGAAGATCAGGTTACAGTGATCGGAGCTGGAATGACCCTCCATGAAGCTCTGGCTGCAGCTGAGCAACTCAAAAAAG AGAGGATTCACATTAGAGTGATCGATCCATTTACAATCAAACCCCTGGATGCCAAAACCATCATCGACCATGTTCGCGCCACCAGGGGTCGTGTCATCACGGTTGAGGATCACTATTATGAAG GTGGCCTGGGAGAGGCGGTATGCTCCGCCATCGTGAATGAGCAAGGCTTCACTTACCAGCGTCTGGCTGTCGCTCACGTTCCCCGCAGCGGCAAAATGTCCGACCTGCTCAAAATCTACGGCATCGACCGCGACTCCATCGCACAGATGGTCAGGAAGATGCTCAGCAGCTCGGCCAATGCCAAGTGA